ATTCCTTCAAGTGTTGCCGTGCTTATGATATTGCCGGGATTTCCGATTAAGTTCCAGAGATACCCGGAAGATGCTATGAGTACGCCCATGCAGATTGAAATGACCATCGCCAGTGTCTTTTTCTTTCTTATGTGCCTGAGTTCCGGATGGCTGTCCGGTATGCTCTGGGGAACAAATGTGGCCGGCCTTTGCAGCAGTATATACTCAGCATATCCGAAAGTGAGCAGAGGAAGTATTATGTTATATAGTGCCACAAGCGTCCCTATCCCGAAGCGAATACCGACCACTGTTATGGCTGGCATCAGGGCTACAAGTGCAAGTGGTATTAGGATAAAAACCGAGTAGAGGATATATGTGGGATTCTTCAGTTTCGAGGCAAAGGTCTCCATCAGCCTTTTCGTACTTTCCAGGACTATATCAAGTGCCCTGTTCAGGGTAATGATTCTCTGTGCCTCGTCGGGCTCGCTTGTTGAGCTCTTGACCAGGTGAAGTGATCTTTTGAAATACTCACTGTTCCTGCCCCATATCTCCGCAAATCCTATCATTGCATCTTCCATGCCCTTGTATTCCCTGACATGCAGGTTCCATAACATCTTCCTCAGGTCCTTTGCCAGGGGTCTTGTGGAATGTTCCGCAGCAAATCGTATGGCAACTTCCATGTTCGGTACGATCTTCATGGACATGACCATATAGCTGAGTATCTCGGGCATATCCCCGAGCGAGCTGACCTTCATCCACCTTGCGTATATCTTGATGTATTCGCTGAGATATGCAAGTGCAATTATCGGTATCAATAAACTCAGTACAATGGTTATTTTTATTGTTGCGGATTCAAAGCTTATGAGTCTGAATATGATAAAGTCGATCGCGAGTATCAATATCAGCATAGAACCGGCAACAAAGTAGGAAAAGAAGGCAGTCTCATATGGTTCAAGGTCGAATCCTGTGTATATTATCGAGTTCCTGTACTCTTCGCTTACTGCTTTTTCGGATCTTCTTCTGAAACCGGCAATGTCCTGTATAAGCCAGCTGAAATGACTGAAAGTATACTTACAGCCATTATAATACCAGTTCTCAGCATTGCTCAGAAAGATCACCTGCTATTATTCCCTGGGTCCTGGCCAGAGCCTCCTGTTCAGACGTATCATTTGAAAGGGAAGAATTGTCCAGTGCAAACTCCCTGAACCAGTCCAGCCATCTGCTGTACATCCTCTGAAGGTTGGCTCCGCCATTGAGGGATACCTCTTCATCCATCAGCAGCCATAACATATTGTTACATGCGCTAACTGTGGAAGCCCTGACAAAGAAAGGATCTGTTTTTCCGTATTCTGCCAGAAGTCCTTTGATCTTTGCCCGCAACTGTATATGGCTCAATGCCTGGTCTATGGTGATCTCCCATTTGTCCGCGATCTTTGCTATCAGGGCGGACTGGCCCCTGTCCAGTATATCCTCAGGAAGCAGCGAATCCGCAGAGGCGTCGTATCTGAATATATCGGAAAACACGGTGTCCATGTCATCCTCATCCCAGCTCCTGTTCACTTCGGATATCTGAATGACCCTGCGTTTTGAGCTCATACTCCCGGAAATGCGGGTATTGCTGCATACGATGACCGCATCCGTTGATTTGAACGATGCGGGAGGTACTTCCAGTGTATGTACTATTCTTTCATACACCGACCTGGCCGAGGACCCGTGTATGGTTCCGATAACGGAATTGCCGGCAGCACCAACCTGCATTGCCTCATACAGGACCGCAACCTCAGGTCCTCTTACCTCTCCCATAACAAGGGAGGAGCTACCCAGTCTCAGGGAAGCACGCAGAGCCGTGGATGGTTCGATCTCAATACCATACTTGACGATAGCCGACTGTGAGTTGAGTCCCTGCACCTTCCAGCCGAGATCCTGCAGATCCTCTATGGGAATCTCAGGTGTATCCTCGATTGTAAGTATCCTGTATTTCTGGGGAATCTCAAGTAGCATTGCACTCAATAGCGATGTCTTGCCGGCACCGACTCCACCTGCAACAAGTACGGATGCCTGCCCGTCCATCAGAAAACTAAGCATTCCCGCAGCAAGCGGGGATATGGATCCTGTGTTGATGAGCCGTGGCAGTGTCCAGGGATCACTGGCATGTTTCCTGAAGGCATATGCTATTCCCTTTGCACTCAATGGGTCGCCTATTACCGATACCCTTACATCGTAGTCCTTGAGGAACATCTCCAGTACAGGTGTTGCTTCTCCAAAGGGGCGACCGCTTATGGATCTAAGTCTGGAGACCATGGAGTCCATGTCTTCCTGTGACAGAAAGATGTTACTTATGCATTCCTCGCCGTCCATAACAACATGAACAGGATTCCGGTCCGCAGGCGCGTTGACATATACATCGGTGATCCTGTCATCCGCTAGCAGGTCCTCGAGTATCCCCAGTCCTGTTGTGTACTTGACCAGAATATCAGAATAGAGTTTCGATCTGGACGGCTCAAGCTTGCTTCTGTTTATTTCGGCTTCCTCTGCCAGTAAACGCTTTCCGAGCAACCTGAAATAGTTCCTTGAATTTGCAGGGTTTGCGAAGTGAAGGTCCTTTGGACGGTGGCGGATCATCTTCTTTCTGACAGCTTCCAGGATTTCCAGATCATCTGATTCCAGAAAATATTCCACCGGGTTTATGATGTACATTTTCTCGGGGCGGTCTGTTAGCTGGTAGATGGAAACAGGTAGGGATCTTTCATCTCCGTGACTGATATCGTAGCATTCAAGGAAAACGGTATTCTCGGGAGGTTCCGTATATATCCTCGAAGTGGAGAAGGGAGGCCTGACATAGGACCGCAGGTATCGTTCGTATTCCGGTTTTTCCGGGTCTGTGATATCTGCATTTAACTTTCTTCGGATATCCATCGTGTAATGGTTCATTTCTTCCAGGGCATCGATGAATCCCAGCAGACAGCTATCACATTCAGTATATTCTCCATAGAGCTTATTGTTCAGTCCGAATCGCTCTGTACACTTCTCCGTAATTGCACAGGCTTTCAATGGGTCAGATTCCGAACTTTCTATGATGGTATCCAGCAGTTCTCTGCGATAGTTTTCACATCTTTTACTGATGGTATCATCCGGACAGCAAGTGTCAACAAGTTCTGCGGTGGAATATGCATTTAATCTCTCATACAAATGTGCCAGAGCATAGATCGAATCCAGGTCCCTGCCTTCATAGTCTCTTTCATAAAGTCTTGATAATACGAGCCTGTCAGCCGCCGGCTCTTTTCTTAGTATTCTGAATATGCTCTTCCTGCAATTTTCACTCTCAAAACTGGATCCAAAGGTACATTCACTGCAATTCAGTATTATCGTCCTGTGTCTTCTGGATGACCTTATCCTGTAAGGACACTCAATATCATCTTCTTTTTTCCGGTCTTTTGACAGGGATATTCTGGAACTGATACTTCCTATCAAGTCTCCGAATCTGATTTCTCTGATTCTGTGAGGTATTAAAGTTCTCTTTGCCGGAGACGGGGATACTGTATCATTACAGGATACTATTTCCGTATCCTGTTCTTTTGGGGTGGGTTGTATTATAGTATCAGATCCTTCTGGCATCACTTTTTAATCTCCATAATAAAGTTTTGAAAACAAATATGATAAAATATTAAAAGTTTGCGAATTTGGTTTGACGATTATTTTATTGAATATGTTATTATTTACAGAGTGTACAAAAATCCGGGAACGCTTAATATAAATGTTAATACAATACTTTCACACAGCTTCCTTCAGAATATAATAGCATTACAACATTCTCAAAACAGCCGGAGTACAAGAATGGGAATCTATACGGTATCACAGTTAAACGATCACATCAGGCAATTGCTGGTAAATGATCCGCAGCTGGGTCAGATATGGGTTAGGGGTGAGATCTCCAACCTTACCAAACATAGCTCCGGGCACTTCTATTTCACGCTGAAGGACAAAGGAAGCCAGCTAAACTGTGTCAGTTTCCGATCAACTAACAGATCCCTGAAATTCGATCCCGAATCCTCCATGCGCGTGCTGATATTCGGCTCGCTGGATGTCTACACGGTCCGGGGACAGTACCAGCTCCGGGTTCTTGATATGCGACCGGACGGTATAGGTGAGTTATATAAAGCATATGAGCAACTCCGGATAAGATTACAGGACGAAGGTCTGTTCGATGTGTCCCGCAAACAGCCTATCCCTAAGTATCCGCTCAAGATCGGGGTTACCACATCTGCTACGGGAGCTGCCATACATGACATCCTGAACGTGCTCAGACGCAGGTATCCTGTTGATGTACTCCTGGCTCCGACCATCGTTCAGGGTGAGATGTCCTCTGCAAGTATTGTATCTTCCATCGAGTGGCTCAACCGGACAGATGTGGATGTGATAATTCTCGGAAGAGGCGGAGGCTCTCTGGAAGATCTGTGGTCCTTCAATGAGGAAGTGGTTGCAAGGGCAATTGCGAAATCCCGGGTTCCGATAATATCCGCAGTGGGTCATGAGACCGACTATACTATTGCTGATTTTACCGCGGATCTCAGGGCTCCGACACCTTCTGCTGCAGCGGAGCTGGCAGTACCTGACAGCATGGATCTGAAAAGACATGTCCTGTCACTTTCGCAGCGTATGGAACAGGCTGCAATACGTTCGGTCTCAGACTATTCGGACAGGCTTGACTACCTTTGCAGCAGGATCGAGCCGGAAAAGCTGAACGATTTTCTGCGCCAGAACTCTCAGAGAGTGGATGAGCTGACGCTCAGGATGGGGCGGCTTTCCGAAAGGATAATAGAGTCAAAACAAAACCAGCTCTGTGGTCTTGCAGGACGGCTGAATGCAGTGAGTCCTCTCAAAACACTGGAGCGAGGATACGGCATTGCGATCCGGACAGAAGACAATAAAGTTATTCGCAGCAGAGAGGATGTATCCGAAGGTGATGATATCGGTGTTATAGTCAGTGACGGGAAGATCCGGTGTAAAGTGGAAGGAATTTCTGATGATCATGTTTAATGTAACTGTAAAAGGAAGGTACAATGAAAAAACCTGAAGATACCGGAGAAGGCCAGGAAGGCGGGGATGAAGAGATCTGTGATGATACGAGTTTCGAGGAATCACTGGATCAGCTTGAATCTCTGGTTGACAGGCTGGAAAGGGGCCAGTTGCTTCTTGATGAAAGCCTTGAGTTGTTTGAAAAGGGTATGAAGCTTGCAAGAATATGCAACAGCAAACTGGCCAGGGCTGAGAGGAAGATCGAAGTTCTCATCGAGGAGAATGGCAAACTGAAAACTGAAGATTTTACTGAGAAGGACCAGGGAGGCCGCTAATTCTATGGGATGCGGTTTTGATGGTAAGAAGTATGAGAGTTCTTCTTTACATCAGAAAGAATGGGGCGAGAAAGTCATTGAAGAGCTTGGACTTAAGGGTTCGGAGCATATACTCGATCTGGGTTGTGGGAATGGCCTGATCACGAAAGCCCTTGCTGAAAGAGTGCCCGAAGGAAGGGTCGTCGGGGTTGACAGTTCCCATTCGATGCTTGAAAGAGCCCGCTTCCATAAGCTTGAGAACATGGAATTCCTGCTGTCGGATATCAATGACATAAACTTCAAAGAGGAATTCGATATTGTATTCTCCAATGCGGCCATGCACTGGATTAAAGATCATAATAGTGTGCTGCATAAAATACATGCTTCTCTCAAACCTAATGGTATTCTAAGGATGCAGTTCGCAGGAGAGGGCAACTGTCCTACACTTATAAGAATACTGAAGGAATCCATGGATAGTAGTGTGTTCGGGGAGATCGTGCATGATTTTGAATGGCCGTGGTATATGCCTCATGCAGAAAGTTATGAAGAAATCCTGTCCTCAGCAGGATTCAGGGAGTACAGGGTCTGGATGGAAGATGCAGACCGTTATTTCCCTGATGAACAATCGTTTGCAGGCTGGATCGAGCAGCCAAGTCTGGTTCCTTTCATGAATGCTTTGCCGGAAGATAACTCCGCTCTTTTCAGGGACATGGTGATTGAAAAGGCAAAAGAGGCTGCTCTACAGTCAGATGGTACTTATTTTGAGGCTTTCAGAAGGATCAATGTATCTGCTGTCAAAGAATAAAAAATGAAATAAAAGCAGTAGTAGAGTCTGAGGGTTATTCCTCATCCTCAAAGTACCTTCTTGCAAGCAGGACCACACTGCTGCCTGTCAATACCACAAGGAAGATAGCTATTACCAGTCCCTCAAGGCTGAAATCCTGCCATGAATGAACCGATGCCCACATTCCGCTTCTGGTAACAAAGGTTGCGAATATCACCAGTATGAACGAGAGTACCGCAAGCAGGGGTGCAAGGAACTGGTATTCTCCGTAAGTTGCACGTGTTCTTGCATGCAGGAAAGCGGTGGCTGTGATCCAGGGAATGAGTGACGAGGTTTCCACGGGATCCCAGGTCCAGTACCATGCTCCCCATCCAAGTACTTCATATGCCCAGAAACCGCCAAGGCCGATTCCCAGTGTAAGGAAAAGCCATGCCACACGCATCCAGTCCCTTGCTATATCCGTCCATCTCTCATCCTTTATGACAAGGTTTGCAATTGCTGCTGCAAAGGGTATCGTGAATGCGGCATATCCCAGGAAAAGTACAGGTGGGTGTACTGCCATCCAGGGGTTGCGGAGCAGGGGGTTCATGCCCTGGCCGTATGCCACATCATAGAGTGTGACAAAGGGATTCCAGTTTGTCAGCTCAACCCCGACATCCTGAACTACATGGTATGCTGCAAAGGGGTTCTTCAAAACCAGTAACAGCAGTAAGACTGATGTGATTCCAAGGGATGTCATCCTGGTAAGGTCCATCAACCGGGTACCTGCAAGCTGCTTTGTTGAGCCGGTATACTGGACCACAAGAAGTATCATCGTTATTGCCCAGGCCCAGAGCAGCATTGATCCTTCCTGGCCGGCCCATAATGCCGATATCCTGTAATACCAGGCAAGATCAGTGCTTGAGTGGCTGAACACATAGTCATAGGATGCATTCACGGAGAGTAACTGTAAAATAAGTGTAAGCATTGCCAGTGTCACTGTTACGGCACATGCGATCTCCAGTTTCTTTGAGAGCATACCGAATTTCTGCCTGTCGGTCCTTATCTTCAAGAGAGAATATGCCGTGGCTCCCAGAGCTGTGATGAACGCAAGCCAGATGAGTATCATTCCAAAATTCATTTTCTGGCTCCCTTTGTCTTTTTCTTCTCATTTTCCTGTTTTAGCCTGCCGTCTTTGTGACGGTCGCTTATCAGGAGAAGGACGATTCCGATGACCATGAGATACATACCACCCCAGAGGAAATTTATGAAGGGTACGGTCCGCATATAGATGTCTGTTCTGCCTTCCTGAAGGTCAACTACCCTGGGAGCAATGAACAGCTCTTCCGTGAGTCCTCTGTGGATATAAGTCGTGGTGTAGCTCTGTCCCCACTTGAAGTCAGTGATATATTCCATCTCACCCTCCCGGAAGTATTCTCCTCTCTTGTAGATGTCAAAGTCGATCCGGGTAACATAGGATGATCCGGGATATTGCTGATATGCTTCTCCCCTGTACGAAGAATCCATGCCTGTGATCCTGAGTACGTAATCCTGTCCTTCAAAATGGGCAACTTCTTCCAGGGATGCCACGCCTGTTCCTTCTACTTTCATGTTCGAGCTAAGCACGATGCCGAGTAGTATGAACAGTATCCCCAGGTGTATCAGGTGTGCACTCACACCGCGTGCCTTTCCCCGGAATGAATCTCTGCCGAGGGCTTTTCCGATCTTATAGATCGTCGCCATCAGGGCAACAGAGATGATAGGGACGGATACGTCAATTGGAAGATTTCCGAAAGGCGATATGATGGCAAAGAAAACTGATAGTAAAGCATAACCACCTACCACTACAAGTGTGTTCTTCTGTCCCATGTATCCCACAAGAAGACAGGTGCTGAGTAAGAGTACCAGCGCAGCGGTAGGTAAAGCTGTCCTGTTGTTAAAATAATCGGGTTCAAGGCTGACCTCCACTCCGGTTGTGAGTTTTGCGATAAGGGGGGTGATCATTCCCATCATGATTATTGTTGCCAGCAGCAGGAATACAAGCACAGTGGCAAACATTGTGTTCTTTGATGTAAGAAGAGGTTTTTTACCTTTCATCTCTTTCCTGCCAATGTCTACAAGATATATATATCTAAAGTCTGAGTTGGATATTGCGACAATTTATATATTGGTTATGCTCTCATGCAGAGCATTGGATTATTATTTAAAACGAGTTATGATTAATATGATCGATATTGTGCTTACTGCGATGTGGCTTATGCTTCCGGCCTACATCCCTAACTCGACTGCTGCTGTATTTGGTGGTGGTAAGCCAATTGATGGTGGCAGAAAGCTTGGAGACGGGCGCCGGATACTCGGTGACGGGAAGACCTACAGGGGACTTCTGGCAGGAACCATATGCGGAATGCTTCTTGGCCTGCTTCAGACATATTACCTGACAATCAACGATTTCTTATTCGGGGTTGAGCTACCCTCATTCGGAGAACTTCCCGGTGCTCTTGTGGTCCTCTTTACACTTGCCTTCGGTTCTCTTTTCGGTGACATGTTCATGAGCTTTTTCAAGCGAAGAATTGGTTTCAAAAGAGGTGCTCCCCTGCCGGTGATAGACCAGCTTGATTTTGTGCTGGGAGCATGGCTGCTAACATATCTTGCCTCCCCTGTATGGTTTTCTGAGAATTTCACCTATCAGGTTATCCTTGCGGTGCTGATAATCACTCCGTTGCTGCATTTTGTGACCAATGTAATAGGATATCTTATCGGTGTGAAAAAGGAACCGTGGTGATATGTTACTTTTATCAGGCAGGATATGAAATTAAATGGTGAGACTTATATTCGACATCAACCTAGTAACTGGAACCAGATAGATCGAAATTATAGATGGAACTTATTCAGAGTTGTGTTTATCATGCAGGAATCCTTGAATAGCAAACAGTCACTTATAAATGCCCTGAAAGAATGCGGGGCTGTCAGGTTCGGAGATTTTACACTTGCTTCCGGAAAGAAAAGCAGTTATTATGTGGACATCAAAAAGGCGAGTACGGATCCGGTGACCCTGAAAAAGATTGCAAGGGAAGCCAGCACGGTCATCCGCGGGATGCATGCGGATGCTGTGGGCGGGGTCGTGCTTGGCAGTGTTCCGCTGGCAACTGCAGTATCCCTTGAATCAGGACTTCCTCTGGTGCTGATACGCAAGTCCGATAAAAGTTATGGGACTGGCGGTCGTTTTGTCGGCGATGTCCGGGAAGGCTCCAGGATTGTGCTGCTTGAGGATGTAACCACAAGCGGGGGCTCTGTCAGTGATGCCATTAAGGCGATTCGTTCAGAAGGTGCGATAGTGGAAGCTGTGGTGACTGTAGTGGACCGTGAATCCGGCGCATCTGAAAACCTGGATTCCATGGATGTACGGCTTATTCCCCTTGTCAGGGCAGGTGAACTCGTTTCATCCTCGCAATAGTCCTGTAAGTAAAATGGTAAATTATTTATTTTAAGAAATTGAACTTTGTGCTATTCTAATTCCTACTAAGCAAT
The window above is part of the Methanolobus zinderi genome. Proteins encoded here:
- a CDS encoding cytochrome c-type biogenesis CcmF C-terminal domain-containing protein, which translates into the protein MKGKKPLLTSKNTMFATVLVFLLLATIIMMGMITPLIAKLTTGVEVSLEPDYFNNRTALPTAALVLLLSTCLLVGYMGQKNTLVVVGGYALLSVFFAIISPFGNLPIDVSVPIISVALMATIYKIGKALGRDSFRGKARGVSAHLIHLGILFILLGIVLSSNMKVEGTGVASLEEVAHFEGQDYVLRITGMDSSYRGEAYQQYPGSSYVTRIDFDIYKRGEYFREGEMEYITDFKWGQSYTTTYIHRGLTEELFIAPRVVDLQEGRTDIYMRTVPFINFLWGGMYLMVIGIVLLLISDRHKDGRLKQENEKKKTKGARK
- the pyrE gene encoding orotate phosphoribosyltransferase, coding for MQESLNSKQSLINALKECGAVRFGDFTLASGKKSSYYVDIKKASTDPVTLKKIAREASTVIRGMHADAVGGVVLGSVPLATAVSLESGLPLVLIRKSDKSYGTGGRFVGDVREGSRIVLLEDVTTSGGSVSDAIKAIRSEGAIVEAVVTVVDRESGASENLDSMDVRLIPLVRAGELVSSSQ
- a CDS encoding type II/IV secretion system ATPase subunit; amino-acid sequence: MPEGSDTIIQPTPKEQDTEIVSCNDTVSPSPAKRTLIPHRIREIRFGDLIGSISSRISLSKDRKKEDDIECPYRIRSSRRHRTIILNCSECTFGSSFESENCRKSIFRILRKEPAADRLVLSRLYERDYEGRDLDSIYALAHLYERLNAYSTAELVDTCCPDDTISKRCENYRRELLDTIIESSESDPLKACAITEKCTERFGLNNKLYGEYTECDSCLLGFIDALEEMNHYTMDIRRKLNADITDPEKPEYERYLRSYVRPPFSTSRIYTEPPENTVFLECYDISHGDERSLPVSIYQLTDRPEKMYIINPVEYFLESDDLEILEAVRKKMIRHRPKDLHFANPANSRNYFRLLGKRLLAEEAEINRSKLEPSRSKLYSDILVKYTTGLGILEDLLADDRITDVYVNAPADRNPVHVVMDGEECISNIFLSQEDMDSMVSRLRSISGRPFGEATPVLEMFLKDYDVRVSVIGDPLSAKGIAYAFRKHASDPWTLPRLINTGSISPLAAGMLSFLMDGQASVLVAGGVGAGKTSLLSAMLLEIPQKYRILTIEDTPEIPIEDLQDLGWKVQGLNSQSAIVKYGIEIEPSTALRASLRLGSSSLVMGEVRGPEVAVLYEAMQVGAAGNSVIGTIHGSSARSVYERIVHTLEVPPASFKSTDAVIVCSNTRISGSMSSKRRVIQISEVNRSWDEDDMDTVFSDIFRYDASADSLLPEDILDRGQSALIAKIADKWEITIDQALSHIQLRAKIKGLLAEYGKTDPFFVRASTVSACNNMLWLLMDEEVSLNGGANLQRMYSRWLDWFREFALDNSSLSNDTSEQEALARTQGIIAGDLSEQC
- a CDS encoding CDP-2,3-bis-(O-geranylgeranyl)-sn-glycerol synthase gives rise to the protein MIDIVLTAMWLMLPAYIPNSTAAVFGGGKPIDGGRKLGDGRRILGDGKTYRGLLAGTICGMLLGLLQTYYLTINDFLFGVELPSFGELPGALVVLFTLAFGSLFGDMFMSFFKRRIGFKRGAPLPVIDQLDFVLGAWLLTYLASPVWFSENFTYQVILAVLIITPLLHFVTNVIGYLIGVKKEPW
- a CDS encoding exodeoxyribonuclease VII small subunit, producing MKKPEDTGEGQEGGDEEICDDTSFEESLDQLESLVDRLERGQLLLDESLELFEKGMKLARICNSKLARAERKIEVLIEENGKLKTEDFTEKDQGGR
- the ccsA gene encoding cytochrome c biogenesis protein CcsA: MNFGMILIWLAFITALGATAYSLLKIRTDRQKFGMLSKKLEIACAVTVTLAMLTLILQLLSVNASYDYVFSHSSTDLAWYYRISALWAGQEGSMLLWAWAITMILLVVQYTGSTKQLAGTRLMDLTRMTSLGITSVLLLLLVLKNPFAAYHVVQDVGVELTNWNPFVTLYDVAYGQGMNPLLRNPWMAVHPPVLFLGYAAFTIPFAAAIANLVIKDERWTDIARDWMRVAWLFLTLGIGLGGFWAYEVLGWGAWYWTWDPVETSSLIPWITATAFLHARTRATYGEYQFLAPLLAVLSFILVIFATFVTRSGMWASVHSWQDFSLEGLVIAIFLVVLTGSSVVLLARRYFEDEE
- the xseA gene encoding exodeoxyribonuclease VII large subunit, which encodes MGIYTVSQLNDHIRQLLVNDPQLGQIWVRGEISNLTKHSSGHFYFTLKDKGSQLNCVSFRSTNRSLKFDPESSMRVLIFGSLDVYTVRGQYQLRVLDMRPDGIGELYKAYEQLRIRLQDEGLFDVSRKQPIPKYPLKIGVTTSATGAAIHDILNVLRRRYPVDVLLAPTIVQGEMSSASIVSSIEWLNRTDVDVIILGRGGGSLEDLWSFNEEVVARAIAKSRVPIISAVGHETDYTIADFTADLRAPTPSAAAELAVPDSMDLKRHVLSLSQRMEQAAIRSVSDYSDRLDYLCSRIEPEKLNDFLRQNSQRVDELTLRMGRLSERIIESKQNQLCGLAGRLNAVSPLKTLERGYGIAIRTEDNKVIRSREDVSEGDDIGVIVSDGKIRCKVEGISDDHV
- a CDS encoding class I SAM-dependent methyltransferase produces the protein MGCGFDGKKYESSSLHQKEWGEKVIEELGLKGSEHILDLGCGNGLITKALAERVPEGRVVGVDSSHSMLERARFHKLENMEFLLSDINDINFKEEFDIVFSNAAMHWIKDHNSVLHKIHASLKPNGILRMQFAGEGNCPTLIRILKESMDSSVFGEIVHDFEWPWYMPHAESYEEILSSAGFREYRVWMEDADRYFPDEQSFAGWIEQPSLVPFMNALPEDNSALFRDMVIEKAKEAALQSDGTYFEAFRRINVSAVKE